One Sphingomonas sp. BT-65 genomic window carries:
- the prfA gene encoding peptide chain release factor 1 produces the protein MTRISPDKIAAIEARRDELQAMMATGDLPSDRFVAVSKEYAELEPVAAAAGEVRRLREEAASLAEMSRDGDPELRAMASEELRENEDALAKAEHALALSLLPRDAADERAAMLEIRAGTGGDEAALFAGDLLRMYTRYAERLGWKVEMIAASTSEAGGFKEVVASVAGKGVFAKLKFESGVHRVQRVPVTESGGRIHTSAATVAVLPEAEEVDVEIRNEDLRVDIYRSSGAGGQHVNTTDSAVRLTHIPTGLVVIQQDQRSQHKNRDKAMQVLRTRLYELERERLASERSGARKSMVGSGDRSERIRTYNFPQGRVTDHRINLTLHRLPEILEGEMDELIGALVAEDEAERLAALDS, from the coding sequence GTGACCCGCATCTCGCCCGACAAGATCGCCGCGATCGAGGCGCGGCGCGATGAGCTGCAGGCGATGATGGCGACCGGCGACCTGCCGTCGGACCGTTTTGTCGCCGTCTCCAAGGAATATGCCGAGCTCGAACCGGTCGCCGCGGCGGCGGGCGAGGTGCGGCGGCTGCGCGAGGAGGCGGCGAGCCTCGCCGAGATGAGCCGCGACGGTGATCCCGAGCTGCGCGCGATGGCGAGCGAGGAACTGCGCGAGAATGAGGACGCGCTGGCGAAGGCCGAGCATGCGCTCGCGCTGTCGCTTCTCCCGCGCGACGCGGCCGACGAGCGCGCGGCGATGCTCGAGATCCGCGCCGGCACCGGCGGCGACGAGGCGGCGCTGTTCGCGGGCGACCTGCTGCGCATGTACACCCGCTATGCCGAGCGGCTGGGGTGGAAGGTCGAGATGATCGCCGCCAGCACGTCGGAGGCCGGGGGCTTCAAGGAAGTCGTCGCCAGCGTCGCGGGCAAGGGCGTGTTCGCCAAGCTCAAGTTCGAGAGCGGCGTGCACCGCGTGCAGCGCGTGCCGGTGACCGAGAGCGGCGGGCGCATCCATACGTCCGCAGCGACTGTGGCGGTGCTGCCCGAGGCGGAGGAGGTCGATGTCGAGATTCGCAACGAGGATCTGCGCGTCGACATCTACCGCTCGTCGGGCGCGGGCGGGCAGCACGTCAACACCACCGATTCGGCGGTGCGGCTGACGCATATCCCGACCGGGCTGGTCGTGATCCAGCAGGACCAGCGCTCGCAGCACAAGAATCGCGACAAGGCGATGCAGGTGCTGCGCACGCGGCTCTACGAGCTCGAGCGCGAGCGGCTGGCGAGCGAGCGCTCGGGCGCGCGCAAGTCGATGGTGGGATCGGGCGACCGTTCGGAGCGAATCCGCACCTATAATTTCCCGCAGGGGCGGGTGACCGATCACCGCATCAACCTGACGCTGCATCGCCTGCCCGAGATCCTCGAAGGCGAGATGGACGAGTTGATCGGCGCGCTGGTCGCGGAGGACGAAGCGGAGCGGCTGGCGGCGCTCGATTCGTGA
- a CDS encoding CBS domain-containing protein, producing the protein MTIAAILSGKGQDVITVSGDTTVREAVTLLSEKRIGAVPVIEGGAVAGIFSERDVIHCLQREGAGALDNQVRNVMTAPAITVTRAQPVLAALSLMTARRIRHLPVVEDGQLLGFVSIGDLVKYRIERIEAEAAQMRAYIQSA; encoded by the coding sequence ATGACGATCGCGGCGATCCTGAGCGGCAAGGGGCAGGATGTCATCACGGTGAGCGGCGACACCACCGTGCGCGAGGCGGTGACGCTGCTGTCCGAGAAGCGAATCGGTGCGGTGCCGGTGATCGAGGGCGGCGCGGTCGCGGGCATCTTTTCCGAGCGCGACGTGATCCACTGTCTCCAGCGCGAGGGCGCCGGGGCGCTCGATAACCAGGTGCGCAACGTGATGACCGCGCCGGCGATCACCGTCACGCGCGCGCAGCCGGTGCTCGCTGCGCTGTCGCTGATGACTGCACGGCGGATCCGGCACCTGCCCGTGGTGGAGGATGGGCAACTGCTCGGCTTTGTGTCGATCGGCGACCTGGTGAAGTACCGGATCGAACGGATCGAGGCCGAGGCCGCGCAGATGCGCGCCTATATCCAGTCGGCGTAG
- a CDS encoding DUF4139 domain-containing protein, whose amino-acid sequence MRRLKPILAGALAAAGAVLPGTAFAQIVETPSAQGEVAVTIYNNNLALVQDKRELRLPAGKSKQDFPDVAAQIRPETVTLSAPGAAIVEQNFDFDLLTPEALMEKAVGQNVTVVREGKSMPAKVLAYNNGAVVEIGGRIEVLNEKDRVVFPSLPPSLRARPTLSVTLDAEAAGPRPATLSYLTSGMSWKSDYVALFDEKAGKIDVQGWLTLTNNSGTTYANASTLLVAGVVGNSGERGGPRYGAPRRGSLEQAGTETAGREQLGDFYVYPIPGRITIAQRQQKQVSFLNVAGAPAARVYAFRNPWLGRQDQARSVDTVLRFSSSKEGGLGDALPAGTVRIYMRDARGAPQFIGENNIGHTPMGSRLGIKTGEAFDVKVKVVVQARERLDDFKWRTTMAYTLTNARPEAVTVELSQGGLDSWWKDTRILSESLKSERVDADETLWKVSVPANGEASVTATFETRY is encoded by the coding sequence ATGCGGCGTCTGAAGCCAATTCTTGCAGGGGCTCTTGCGGCGGCCGGCGCCGTGCTTCCCGGAACCGCGTTCGCGCAGATTGTCGAGACGCCCTCGGCCCAGGGCGAGGTCGCGGTCACCATCTACAACAACAATCTCGCGTTGGTGCAGGACAAGCGCGAGCTGCGGCTGCCCGCGGGGAAATCGAAACAGGATTTTCCCGACGTCGCGGCGCAGATCCGGCCGGAGACGGTGACGCTGTCCGCGCCGGGCGCGGCGATCGTCGAGCAGAATTTCGACTTCGACCTGCTCACCCCCGAAGCGCTGATGGAAAAGGCAGTGGGGCAGAACGTCACCGTCGTGCGCGAGGGCAAGAGCATGCCCGCCAAGGTGCTCGCTTATAATAACGGCGCGGTGGTCGAGATCGGCGGCCGGATCGAGGTGCTGAACGAGAAGGACCGTGTGGTCTTCCCGTCGCTCCCGCCGTCCTTGCGCGCGCGCCCGACGCTGTCGGTGACGCTTGACGCCGAAGCCGCCGGGCCACGGCCGGCGACGCTCTCCTACCTGACCTCCGGCATGAGCTGGAAATCGGACTATGTCGCGCTGTTCGACGAGAAGGCGGGCAAGATCGACGTCCAGGGCTGGCTGACGCTGACCAACAACAGCGGCACCACCTATGCCAATGCCAGCACATTGCTCGTCGCCGGGGTGGTCGGCAACAGCGGCGAGCGCGGCGGGCCTCGCTACGGCGCGCCGCGCCGCGGCTCGCTCGAGCAGGCGGGCACCGAGACCGCCGGCCGCGAGCAGCTCGGCGACTTCTATGTCTATCCGATTCCCGGCCGGATCACGATCGCGCAGCGCCAGCAGAAGCAGGTGAGCTTCCTCAACGTCGCGGGCGCGCCGGCGGCGCGGGTCTATGCCTTTCGCAACCCCTGGCTCGGCCGGCAGGACCAGGCGCGCAGCGTCGACACCGTGCTGCGCTTCTCCTCGTCGAAGGAAGGCGGGCTCGGCGACGCGCTGCCCGCGGGCACGGTGCGCATCTATATGCGCGACGCGCGCGGCGCCCCGCAGTTCATCGGCGAGAACAATATCGGCCACACCCCGATGGGCTCGCGCCTAGGGATCAAGACCGGCGAGGCGTTCGACGTGAAGGTCAAGGTGGTGGTGCAGGCGCGCGAGCGGCTGGACGACTTCAAGTGGCGCACCACGATGGCCTATACGCTCACCAACGCGCGGCCCGAGGCGGTGACGGTCGAGCTGTCGCAGGGCGGGCTCGACAGCTGGTGGAAGGACACCCGCATCCTCAGCGAGAGCCTGAAGAGCGAGCGCGTCGACGCCGACGAGACGCTGTGGAAGGTGAGCGTGCCCGCCAATGGCGAGGCGAGCGTCACCGCCACCTTCGAAACCCGGTACTGA
- the hisS gene encoding histidine--tRNA ligase — protein sequence MARIETPKRVRGTQDIFGEEQRRFARVVEAFEHVRRLYCFQQVQVPVFEATNVFARSMGETSDVVSKEMYTFPDRGDDLLTLRPEFTAGICRAYITEGWQQYAPLKLTTHGPVFRYERPQKGRYRQFHQIDAEIIGAAEPAADVELLTFADQLLRELGIAEGVTLQLNTLGDAETREAWRGALVAHFEKHRGELSEDSLTRLEKNPMRILDSKDPRDRPVADAAPDIDAFLTSEAGAFFEAVTKGLDAAGVAWTRNARLVRGLDYYRHTAFEFVTDRLGAQGTVLAGGRYDGLIGNLGGSETPGVGWAAGIERLGMLIEAPEVETIDVAVIPMGEAAMAHCLRVVASLRRAGVVADMGFRGNLKKRLSKASEGGARYAVLVGEEEIQSGLFTIKDLASGEQEKLLAKLVPQTLWDFLWDDSAPDDRPPLSQRMPQKSGVFWTLPSGKIVDPL from the coding sequence ATGGCACGGATCGAGACCCCCAAGCGCGTGCGCGGCACGCAGGACATCTTCGGCGAGGAGCAGCGCCGCTTCGCGCGCGTCGTCGAAGCGTTCGAGCATGTGCGGCGGCTCTATTGCTTCCAGCAGGTGCAGGTGCCGGTGTTCGAGGCGACCAACGTGTTCGCGCGCAGCATGGGCGAGACCTCGGACGTCGTCTCCAAGGAGATGTACACCTTCCCAGACCGCGGCGATGATCTGCTGACGCTGCGGCCCGAGTTCACCGCGGGCATCTGCCGCGCCTATATCACCGAGGGGTGGCAGCAGTACGCGCCTTTGAAGCTGACCACGCACGGGCCGGTGTTCCGCTACGAGCGGCCGCAAAAGGGGCGCTACCGCCAGTTCCACCAGATCGACGCCGAGATCATCGGCGCGGCCGAGCCTGCGGCGGATGTCGAGCTGCTGACCTTTGCCGACCAGCTGCTGCGCGAGCTGGGGATCGCCGAGGGCGTGACGCTTCAGCTCAACACGCTGGGCGACGCGGAGACGCGCGAGGCGTGGCGTGGCGCGCTGGTGGCGCATTTCGAGAAGCATCGCGGCGAGCTGTCCGAGGACAGCCTGACCCGGCTCGAGAAGAACCCGATGCGAATCCTGGACTCGAAGGACCCGCGCGACCGGCCGGTGGCGGATGCGGCGCCGGATATCGACGCGTTCCTGACCAGCGAGGCGGGGGCGTTCTTCGAGGCGGTGACCAAGGGGCTGGATGCGGCTGGCGTCGCCTGGACCCGCAATGCGCGGCTGGTGCGCGGGCTCGACTATTACCGCCACACTGCGTTCGAGTTCGTGACCGACCGGCTCGGCGCGCAGGGCACGGTGCTGGCGGGCGGGCGCTATGACGGGCTGATCGGCAATCTCGGTGGATCCGAGACGCCGGGCGTGGGCTGGGCCGCTGGGATTGAGCGGCTGGGGATGTTGATCGAGGCGCCGGAGGTCGAAACGATTGACGTCGCCGTGATCCCGATGGGCGAGGCTGCGATGGCGCATTGTCTGCGTGTTGTAGCGAGCTTGCGTCGTGCCGGGGTCGTCGCCGACATGGGTTTTCGAGGGAATTTGAAGAAGCGGCTGTCGAAAGCCTCCGAAGGCGGCGCGCGATATGCGGTTCTCGTCGGCGAGGAGGAGATCCAATCCGGTCTCTTTACGATCAAGGATCTGGCGAGCGGAGAGCAGGAGAAGCTACTGGCAAAGCTGGTTCCGCAAACGCTTTGGGATTTTCTCTGGGACGATTCCGCGCCTGACGATCGGCCTCCGTTGAGCCAGCGGATGCCGCAGAAGAGCGGCGTCTTCTGGACGCTGCCATCAGGCAAGATTGTTGACCCGCTGTGA
- the prmC gene encoding peptide chain release factor N(5)-glutamine methyltransferase — MTVRAAIAAAAARIPSDTPRLDAELLMAAALGVSRETMLLSRLNEPEPFQYSALVEERIAHKPMAYILGSRGFWTIELRVGPGVLVPRADSETLIEAAVAHFAGTDGPRRVLDLGTGPGTLLLAALSEWPEASGLGIDASPEALEYARTNATMLDMTGRARFELGDWANGLDGQFDLILCNPPYIGTQEELAPEVRDHEPATALFAGADGLDAYRRIVPDLPRLLAPGGIAVLEIGWTQGEVVSALVRDAGLTPAIRKDLGGRDRVVTAS, encoded by the coding sequence GTGACGGTCCGCGCGGCGATCGCCGCGGCGGCCGCGCGCATTCCATCGGACACGCCGCGGCTCGATGCCGAGCTGCTGATGGCCGCTGCCTTGGGCGTGTCCCGCGAGACGATGCTGCTGTCGCGATTGAACGAACCCGAGCCGTTCCAGTATTCGGCGCTGGTCGAGGAGCGGATCGCGCATAAGCCGATGGCTTATATCCTCGGCAGCCGGGGGTTCTGGACGATCGAGCTGCGTGTGGGCCCCGGTGTGCTGGTGCCGCGCGCAGACAGCGAGACGCTGATCGAGGCGGCGGTAGCGCATTTCGCGGGGACCGATGGGCCGCGGCGGGTGCTCGACCTTGGCACCGGGCCGGGTACTTTGTTGCTGGCCGCGCTCTCAGAGTGGCCGGAAGCCAGTGGGCTGGGGATCGATGCGTCGCCCGAGGCGCTCGAATATGCGCGCACCAATGCCACCATGCTCGACATGACGGGCCGCGCGCGGTTCGAGCTGGGCGACTGGGCCAACGGCCTCGACGGACAGTTCGACCTCATTCTCTGCAACCCACCCTATATCGGTACCCAGGAAGAGCTGGCTCCCGAAGTACGCGACCACGAACCCGCCACCGCCCTGTTCGCCGGCGCGGACGGGCTCGACGCCTATCGCCGCATCGTGCCCGACCTGCCGCGGCTGCTCGCGCCGGGCGGGATCGCGGTGCTGGAGATTGGCTGGACGCAGGGCGAAGTGGTCTCGGCGCTGGTCCGCGACGCGGGGCTGACACCGGCGATTCGCAAGGACCTGGGCGGGCGCGATCGCGTCGTCACGGCAAGTTGA
- the miaB gene encoding tRNA (N6-isopentenyl adenosine(37)-C2)-methylthiotransferase MiaB has protein sequence MGAGMKSAPKTYHVKSFGCQMNVYDGERMAELMAAQGMTAAADAESADLVVLNTCHIREKATEKVYSDIGRLRKNARQGERDAPMIAVAGCVAQAEGEEIVRRAKVDVVVGPQAYHNLPALVAQAASGASAVDTDMPIASKFGALPARRRVPPSAFLTVQEGCDKFCTYCVVPYTRGAEVSRPFDAILDEAKALVDAGAREITLLGQNVNAWDDDAGTGLHGLIRALDGIEGLHRIRYTTSHPNDMKEGLIRAHVEVEKLMPFLHLPVQAGNDRVLKAMNRSHSRDSYLRILDRVREARPDIALSGDFIVGFPGETEDEFRDTLSLVDAVGYAQCFSFKYSPRPGTPAAEMDGAVPAEVMDDRLQRLQDALNRDQAAFNAATVGKSCTVLIERNGKLAGQMLGKSPWLQSIHLMTDAQVGDLVEVEIVQAGPNSLAGVAKVKAAA, from the coding sequence ATAGGCGCCGGGATGAAGTCCGCGCCCAAAACCTATCACGTCAAGTCCTTCGGCTGCCAGATGAACGTCTATGACGGCGAGCGCATGGCCGAGCTGATGGCCGCGCAGGGCATGACCGCCGCCGCCGATGCCGAGAGCGCCGACCTCGTCGTGCTCAACACCTGCCACATCCGCGAGAAGGCGACCGAGAAGGTCTATTCGGACATCGGCCGCTTGCGGAAGAATGCGCGCCAGGGCGAGCGCGATGCGCCGATGATCGCGGTCGCCGGCTGCGTCGCGCAGGCCGAGGGCGAGGAGATCGTGCGGCGGGCCAAAGTCGATGTCGTGGTCGGGCCGCAGGCCTATCACAACCTTCCCGCGCTCGTCGCGCAGGCCGCATCGGGCGCGAGCGCGGTCGACACCGACATGCCGATCGCGAGCAAGTTCGGCGCGCTCCCCGCCCGCCGCCGCGTGCCGCCCTCGGCCTTCCTCACCGTGCAGGAAGGGTGCGACAAGTTCTGCACCTATTGCGTCGTGCCCTATACCCGCGGCGCCGAAGTCAGCCGCCCGTTCGACGCGATCCTCGACGAGGCGAAGGCGCTGGTCGATGCCGGCGCGCGCGAGATCACTCTGCTCGGCCAGAACGTCAATGCGTGGGACGACGATGCCGGCACCGGCCTGCACGGCCTGATCCGCGCGCTCGACGGAATCGAGGGACTGCACCGCATCCGCTACACCACCAGCCACCCCAACGACATGAAGGAAGGCCTGATCCGCGCCCATGTCGAGGTGGAGAAGCTGATGCCCTTCCTCCACCTCCCCGTGCAGGCGGGCAACGATCGCGTCTTGAAAGCAATGAACCGCAGCCACAGCCGCGATTCGTACCTGCGCATCCTCGATCGCGTCCGCGAGGCGCGGCCCGACATCGCCCTGTCGGGGGACTTCATCGTCGGCTTCCCCGGCGAGACCGAGGACGAGTTCCGCGACACGCTGAGCCTGGTCGACGCGGTCGGCTATGCCCAGTGCTTCAGCTTCAAATACTCGCCCCGCCCCGGCACCCCGGCGGCGGAGATGGACGGCGCCGTCCCCGCCGAAGTGATGGACGATCGTCTCCAGCGCCTGCAGGATGCTCTCAACCGCGACCAGGCCGCGTTCAACGCGGCAACCGTGGGCAAGAGCTGCACCGTCCTGATCGAGCGCAACGGCAAATTAGCAGGCCAGATGCTCGGCAAGTCGCCTTGGCTGCAATCGATCCATCTGATGACCGACGCGCAGGTCGGCGATCTGGTCGAGGTCGAGATCGTCCAGGCCGGCCCCAATTCGCTCGCGGGCGTGGCGAAGGTGAAGGCGGCAGCCTAG
- a CDS encoding MerR family transcriptional regulator, producing the protein MLISEFAKRAGLSVDTVRFYIRKGLLAPGTGVKGGSNPYQLFTAEHLEVARAIRMAQGLGFTLREIATLAAEYNAGMTAARSLELMQAQLARLEEKAAQLGAMIDYTRAKVAWLEGGQQGGEPVLGDYEGCSTRFGAGPLGQPDAAELRSVA; encoded by the coding sequence ATGCTGATCTCCGAATTCGCGAAGCGGGCGGGGCTGAGCGTCGACACCGTCCGCTTCTATATCCGCAAGGGATTGCTCGCGCCCGGGACGGGGGTGAAGGGCGGATCGAACCCGTACCAGCTCTTCACCGCCGAGCATCTGGAAGTGGCGCGCGCCATCCGCATGGCGCAGGGGCTGGGCTTCACCCTGCGCGAGATCGCGACGCTGGCGGCGGAATATAATGCCGGCATGACCGCCGCGCGCAGCCTCGAGCTGATGCAGGCGCAACTCGCCCGGCTCGAGGAGAAGGCCGCGCAACTGGGCGCGATGATCGACTATACCCGCGCCAAGGTGGCGTGGCTCGAAGGCGGTCAGCAAGGCGGCGAGCCGGTGCTCGGCGATTATGAAGGGTGCTCGACGCGCTTCGGTGCGGGCCCGCTCGGCCAGCCGGACGCTGCGGAACTCCGCTCCGTCGCCTAG
- a CDS encoding DUF4167 domain-containing protein — MNNRQANNGRRRGRGGQRQQGGNPNQGNGNRIDNRARGNAAQLLEKYKNLARDAQMQGDRVNTEYYLQFADHYFRVLAESRSRFEEQDRQRRNRDDFDGDDDDLDDGSEGMRANEGDAGDASEEGGEPQRFERREGRRDRDGQREPQREPRRDREGQRDARRDRPANGYDGEVDQPVAANEDEAPRDDEMREEGRRRRGRPRREEAEDMDELPGIAAVLPPALGVEGEVVVEAKPRRRRVKKDEEPAAAE; from the coding sequence ATGAACAATCGTCAGGCGAACAACGGCCGCCGGCGTGGCCGTGGTGGCCAGCGCCAGCAGGGTGGCAACCCCAATCAGGGCAATGGCAACCGCATCGACAACCGCGCGCGCGGCAACGCCGCCCAGTTGCTCGAGAAGTACAAGAATCTGGCGCGTGACGCGCAGATGCAGGGCGACCGCGTCAACACCGAATATTACCTCCAGTTCGCCGATCACTATTTTCGCGTGCTGGCCGAGAGCCGCTCGCGCTTCGAGGAGCAGGATCGCCAGCGCCGCAACCGCGACGATTTCGACGGCGATGACGATGATCTCGACGATGGCAGCGAGGGCATGCGCGCGAATGAGGGCGATGCCGGCGACGCCAGTGAGGAGGGGGGCGAGCCGCAGCGCTTCGAGCGCCGCGAGGGCCGCCGCGACCGCGACGGTCAGCGCGAACCGCAGCGTGAGCCGCGCCGCGACCGTGAAGGTCAGCGTGATGCGCGCCGCGACCGCCCGGCCAATGGCTATGACGGCGAGGTCGACCAGCCTGTCGCCGCCAACGAGGACGAGGCTCCGCGCGACGACGAGATGCGCGAGGAAGGCCGCCGCCGTCGCGGCCGTCCGCGCCGCGAAGAGGCCGAGGACATGGACGAGCTGCCCGGCATCGCCGCGGTGCTTCCGCCCGCGCTCGGCGTCGAGGGCGAGGTGGTGGTCGAGGCCAAGCCGCGCCGCCGCCGCGTGAAGAAGGACGAGGAGCCCGCCGCGGCGGAGTGA
- a CDS encoding DUF4139 domain-containing protein yields MRRLRISLLTLAMLAGAGGAQAQSVQTSAAPDSVAVTVYRAPNRDADTKINLGWLGGYALITETRTITIPAGRAVIRFEGVASGILPESAIVTGLPAGVREKNLDGELLSAASLYSRGYARPVTLRRTRDGKTVEERAVIRSGPEGSAIVETARGFEVLNCGPTEDAIAYDGVPAGLSAKPTLSVETESPQGGTATVTLSYLAWGFDWQANYVATLHPGAAAADLFAWVTLASTDMTSFADAQTMVVAGKVNRTTGRTSNPYEAADTFEFRCYLKEPVSVQGIVDFAPPPPPPPPAPMAMRAEAIVVTGSRMRKVVQEDLGDLKAYRVPEPTTVAAKSQKQVALLAKDAVPVRIVYVADFYPDQATTPRIELRAVNKADKGLGLPLPAGPVALFERHGKRELLIGESATDDKAVGEDVEIKFQEASNVTLELRNVKNEPKGRQFEAVVRNANPFAIRFEGDFEIGDDRVRKASARLGKKDGRSLWAVTVPANGSATLRYTLSAPR; encoded by the coding sequence GTGCGGCGGCTGCGCATATCGCTGCTGACGCTTGCCATGCTGGCGGGCGCGGGCGGCGCGCAGGCGCAGAGCGTGCAGACGTCCGCAGCACCCGATTCGGTCGCGGTCACCGTCTATCGCGCGCCTAATCGTGACGCGGATACGAAGATCAATCTTGGCTGGCTCGGCGGCTATGCGCTGATCACCGAGACGCGAACGATCACGATTCCCGCGGGGCGTGCGGTGATCCGGTTCGAGGGCGTGGCGTCGGGCATCCTGCCCGAGAGCGCGATCGTCACCGGCCTGCCCGCCGGGGTGCGCGAGAAGAATCTCGACGGCGAATTGCTCTCGGCCGCGAGCCTCTACAGTCGCGGCTATGCGCGGCCGGTGACGCTGCGCCGCACCCGCGACGGCAAGACGGTCGAGGAGCGCGCGGTGATCCGCTCGGGACCGGAAGGGTCGGCGATCGTCGAGACCGCGCGCGGGTTCGAGGTGCTCAACTGCGGCCCGACCGAGGATGCGATCGCCTATGACGGGGTGCCGGCCGGGCTTTCGGCCAAGCCCACTTTGTCGGTCGAGACCGAATCGCCGCAGGGCGGGACCGCGACGGTGACGCTGTCCTATCTCGCCTGGGGGTTCGACTGGCAGGCCAATTATGTCGCGACGCTGCACCCGGGCGCGGCGGCCGCCGATCTGTTCGCCTGGGTGACGCTGGCGAGCACCGATATGACGAGCTTCGCCGATGCGCAGACGATGGTCGTGGCGGGCAAGGTCAACCGCACCACGGGGCGGACGTCGAATCCCTATGAGGCGGCCGATACGTTCGAGTTCCGATGCTACCTCAAGGAGCCGGTGAGCGTGCAGGGCATTGTCGATTTCGCGCCGCCGCCCCCGCCGCCCCCGCCGGCGCCGATGGCGATGCGAGCCGAGGCGATCGTCGTCACCGGATCGCGGATGCGCAAGGTCGTCCAGGAGGATCTCGGCGACCTCAAGGCCTATCGCGTGCCCGAGCCGACCACGGTCGCGGCCAAGTCGCAGAAACAGGTGGCGCTGCTCGCCAAGGACGCAGTGCCGGTGCGAATCGTCTATGTCGCCGATTTCTATCCCGATCAGGCGACGACACCGCGGATCGAGCTGCGCGCGGTGAACAAGGCGGACAAGGGACTAGGGCTGCCGCTGCCCGCCGGCCCGGTCGCGCTGTTCGAGCGGCACGGCAAGCGCGAGCTGCTGATCGGCGAATCCGCGACCGACGACAAGGCGGTCGGCGAGGATGTCGAGATCAAGTTCCAGGAGGCGAGCAACGTCACGCTCGAGCTGCGTAACGTGAAGAACGAACCCAAGGGGCGGCAGTTCGAGGCGGTGGTGCGCAACGCCAATCCCTTCGCGATTCGCTTCGAGGGCGATTTCGAGATCGGCGACGATCGCGTGCGCAAGGCCTCCGCCAGGCTCGGCAAGAAGGACGGGCGCAGCCTCTGGGCGGTGACCGTGCCGGCAAACGGCAGCGCGACATTGCGCTATACGCTCAGCGCGCCGCGCTAG